In Paraburkholderia terrae, a genomic segment contains:
- a CDS encoding helix-turn-helix transcriptional regulator, translating into MPQRLARDDTCTESQASMVKRVHRYVDAHLCDDQLSPESVLSALQLPRSTLYRLFQHEGGLGAYIRDLRLRHAADDLIRYPHALVLEIAFGLGFKSASVFTRAFRRAYGMAPQEYRALASK; encoded by the coding sequence GTGCCGCAACGCTTGGCGCGCGACGACACCTGCACGGAATCGCAAGCCTCCATGGTCAAGCGGGTGCATCGCTATGTCGACGCGCATCTGTGCGACGATCAACTGTCGCCCGAAAGCGTACTGAGCGCGCTACAGCTTCCGCGCTCGACGTTGTATCGCCTGTTTCAGCACGAAGGTGGCCTCGGCGCTTACATCCGCGATCTCAGGCTGCGCCATGCAGCCGATGACCTCATCCGCTATCCGCACGCGCTGGTGCTGGAGATCGCCTTCGGACTGGGCTTCAAGAGCGCGTCCGTCTTTACGCGTGCGTTCCGGCGCGCTTATGGAATGGCGCCGCAGGAATATCGCGCTTTGGCTTCCAAATGA
- a CDS encoding CBS domain-containing protein, translated as MKVEDLMTKRVVTVGFDDTLETVKDIFEQSGFHHLLVVEDRELQGVVSDRDLLRALSPFIDSVVETQRDIGTLSRRVHQIMSRKPITLRPDADVSEAIQLFLAHAISCIPIVDGGSRPVGIVSWRDVLKVCSEMLKSPVDEGGGVEP; from the coding sequence ATGAAAGTAGAAGATCTGATGACGAAGCGCGTCGTAACCGTCGGTTTCGACGACACGCTCGAAACCGTCAAGGACATATTCGAGCAATCTGGGTTTCATCATCTGCTTGTCGTTGAGGACAGGGAACTGCAAGGCGTGGTGTCTGACCGCGATCTGTTGCGCGCGTTGAGTCCGTTTATCGACAGTGTCGTCGAGACCCAGCGGGATATCGGCACGCTGAGCCGGCGCGTGCATCAGATCATGAGCCGCAAGCCCATTACACTGCGCCCGGACGCGGACGTTAGCGAGGCCATCCAGTTGTTTCTGGCGCATGCCATTTCGTGTATTCCGATTGTCGACGGCGGGTCGAGGCCGGTGGGAATCGTCAGCTGGCGCGATGTACTGAAGGTCTGTTCGGAGATGCTGAAGTCGCCCGTCGATGAGGGCGGCGGCGTTGAGCCTTAA